From the Alphaproteobacteria bacterium LSUCC0719 genome, the window AAATCCCGTCAGCTGTCTTTCTTGATCGCAGCCTCGACAGCTGTCAGAACCGGCTGCCACCTCACCCCCCCGTCAAACGAGATGATCCGGGATTCCGGCATATCCGGAACCGGCTGCATGGATACAGTCAACGCGGTGCGCGGCAGATAGGGGCCAAGGCGCTGCGCCCATTCAACGAGGCAGATCGAGTCGATAAACGCATCCTCAATACCGAGTTCCAGCGCATCCTCGGGTGTGTCCAGCCGGTAAAGGTCAAAATGCAACAGCGCCGGACCGTCAGCCGGCTCATAGGTCTGCACAAGGGTAAAGGTGGGGCTTGGTATGTCATCCTCATGCGGGCAGACATGGCGGATGATTGCCCGTGCAAGCACAGATTTGCCCGCGCCAAGCGGTCCTTCCAGTGCCACCACATCGCCTGCCCCGAGACTGGCCGCAATGAAATGGCCCAGTCGCTCGGTTGCGGCTGGGCCATCGATCTTCAGGTCAAGCCGGGCCATGGCTAGTAGCGATATTGCTCGCTCTTGAACGGACCCTGCTGTTCGACACCGATATAGGCAGCCTGCTCGTTGTTCAGTGTCGAGAGTGTCGCGCCAACCTTGGCAAGATGCAGCGCCGCCACCTTTTCATCGAGATGGCGCGGCAGGGTGTAGACACGGTTCTCGTAACCGTCACCCTC encodes:
- the tsaE gene encoding tRNA (adenosine(37)-N6)-threonylcarbamoyltransferase complex ATPase subunit type 1 TsaE; this encodes MARLDLKIDGPAATERLGHFIAASLGAGDVVALEGPLGAGKSVLARAIIRHVCPHEDDIPSPTFTLVQTYEPADGPALLHFDLYRLDTPEDALELGIEDAFIDSICLVEWAQRLGPYLPRTALTVSMQPVPDMPESRIISFDGGVRWQPVLTAVEAAIKKDS